The stretch of DNA ttCCGGCGTcgttgttgtttccagatgaggagatgctgctccgttattgattgaagtaaagtctgaatgtcattaaaacagttagctccatcttttgacacttcttccactcccgtccttgcacgctacaccgctacaacaaagatgacgaggagaagacactgtcgaaggtgagccacgtatataagaccgcccacaaaacggcgcatcctgaggcgactgtcagaaagcaacattttgaccaaagaaccaccattacatgttatgtagaccacaatgaaatattttacatttaaaaaaaaattataattatatggcccctttaatgcgcccactaatccggtgcgccttatatatggaaacagatttttgaaaaaatagacttcctcattggcagtgcgccttataatccggtgcgccttatggtccggaaaatacggtttatcaaagtttaaaacatagGGAATTTCctgtttttctgtcaaaatggaaacaatgaaaacatttagtaagaaagatgaagtatgcacattatttgtgacatttttttttttatatatacctgctcagtggccttgtggttagagtgtccggcctgagatcgctaggtcgcgagttcaaaccccggccgagtcataccaaagactataaaaatgggaccctttacctccctgctccgcactcagcatcaagggttggaattgggggttaaatcaccagaatgattcacgcgcacggccaccgctgctgctcactgctcccctcacctcccagggggtggaacaaggggatgggtcaaatgcagagagtattttcaccacacctagtgtgtgtgactatagtGGTACTTTAATCAttaattatttccaggctttcgcgggccacattaaatgacgtgtcgggccGTGACACCTGCGCTCTACAACTACAACTGGTGGGAACTAATAGTTGTAATAAAATCCTACCTGTCCTTTAAAGAAGAAGTTGGGAAGATACTTCATGGCGTTGCTGCGAATGCAAGCGATGTTCTGGTAGCTTCCTGGCGTGGACTGACGCAAGGCTGTGATTCGATCCCGGACATAATCGGACACTTTCACCCGGATCTCCATGCCCAGCATGAGCTTGTCTGGGAAAAGTGGAGATAGCTCCACTGGGAGAAGACACATGAGACACAAATCTAAAGAGCAACAGGTCgacatagggctgggcaatatatggaataaactcgatatatcacgggtttgtctctgtgcgatatagaaaatgactatatagtgatattggagtatacgttctcacgcagttgcttttagatgCGGGCATTAGACTACATGCTTTTCCCACTCTtttttgtctctccttctcacagagacataaaacaagcgctccttcttacatacgtcacatactgtcgcgcgtgcaacatcATACACCCTCGCGGAGcatagaggtagcggcatggtaacgttagctgtgatgctagcggtgcgagtggtaatacgagagaaagaaggtctgaatctggtaacaaatgaaggaagaagaattaatttccaagaaaaacagcacggggtccatcgtctggcggtggtttggcttcaagcgggaagatgttgaacagacaaccgtaatatgtcaagtgtggggcaaaagcgttgctacaaaaagtagcattactgctaatttgtagcatcatttgaaaagtcacccgctagagaatgaagagtgcctgaaactccgcatgtcaacatctccgttctgtgctacaccaacaaaatgccgaggcaactatttccagatcgagaccgtatgaaaaaaaaagtcaacaacagaaggagataacgtccgcaggaacctaccacatagcgaaggacatacactatttgatttcctattatgcagctcatttttatttgacagttattgaaatatcttgtgtgacatcatgcacaaaagtgcactttatttgttttaaaatattgtagtggcgttctgtacaaaaagtgcacttttaatttagtgttgttttgatatgtcatcttagtgacatcatgcacaaaagtgtacTAATAGctggttttaaaatgtctctgacaatcttgcactttctgttttggaaatgacacgaatgtttgtgccactgcttaataactgtttaataaatacagttttggtaaatttacttagttgtgatttccctctctgcatgaaagtttaaaaggagcatatattaatgcagcatGAAGAAGAAcatgcttgccaaccttgagacgtcCGATTTAGGGAGGTggtggcgtggtcgggggtgggggcgtggttggggggcgtggttaagagggcaggagtatatttacagctagaattcaccaagtcaagtatttcatatatacaggtataccgtattttccgcaccataagccgcacctaaaaaccacaatttttctcaaaagctgacagtgcggctaataacccggtgcgccttatatacggattaatattaatatttattttcataaagtttaggtctcgcaactatggtaaacagccgccatcttttttccccgtagaagaggaagcgcttcttcttctacggtaagcaaccgcccccatagaagaggaagcgcttcttcttctactgtaagcaaccgccaaggtgagcacccgccctcgtagaagaagaagcgcgcggatattacgtttcatttcatttgtgtttctgtaaagaccacaaaatggctcctactaagagacacgcgtacaaggttccactgacttttgatattcatgtgaaccgcaatGTGGATACAActggagcacgtacggtgaatattcgcaccacagggaatgagaagtcgtccttcactgtggttagcttgccatgctaacggccagaaacttccacccacggtgatattcaaaaggaagaccttgccaaaagagaactttccagccggcgtcatcataaaagctaactcgaagggatggatggatggatgaagaaaaaatgagcgaggagaccgggtgacttttttcacgcagctccgtccctgttgatctacgagtcCATGCGCGTCcgcatcacagatggtgtcaaaaaacaagtgaagcacaccgaagaagaagaattcgagggatttgtggatgagtaataacttcagaaagtgagctttaaatgtttattttgtgtgttgtgtgacattaacgtattagcaacgttgagttattgatgttgctattgctctgcactattttgagtgttactatttttgtaatTGCaattttgcacattacattttgggagtgaacagagttgttagaacgctggtttgtaatatattattaaagtttgactgacctatctgactgttttttcgacattccctttagcgcagcgtaggtgcggctaataacacggggcggctaataggtaaacaaagttttgaaatatgccattcattgaaggtgcggcttataacacggggcggcttatggtgcggaaaatacggtatatatatatatatacatcctgaaaatatgcaaacaatactgtgtttagataattgatacttcaaacttgcataaataaatcttaaggaatataacataacttggcttctgagagcttcaaaatgtaatgaataaaatgctaaaaatgttgataaacaagcaattataataataatatttaaatatggtcattttaaatgaattattatgatcatttaaaattaattatttcaaatatgtttatttgaaTGTATAATtttatggctggatgtaataaggagtcagaaaaaatacagataaaaatacaatacattttgatgtttttagcaaaatatagtaaaaatgtatttagttgtttttttttaaattaataaatatatttatttttaggtaagataaacataataataaaatgtatctctagtctggatgatttagttcttgtcaccctgttgtcctcccgtctcttccccaaggatggctccatgagctgggaaaacgcctggagatgccctatgtCAATAACACGGTCGGCggcggtgcgcagctcgtacatcgccgccctctacttcaccctcagcagcctgatcagcgtcggctttggcgacgtgtgcgccaacacggacgacGAGAAGattttctccatctgcaccatgctcatcggcggtgtgCCAGACACCTTGTATgtaataacgtgattgggcaggcacgctgtttatatcgtgggaaagcggacgtgaaaaaaggctgtcatCACTCaaatccgcattgagctggagggggcgtggcctccaactccggctgaaaatcgggacattttcgggagaatatttgtcccgggaggttttcgggagaggcgctgaatttcgggagtctcccggaaaatttgggaggattggcaagtatgaagaagaatgttttaatgtagacacatagaatcatcatactgctgtgattatatgcatcaagtgctcattcaaggctaaggctaaatatggagatatatatcgtgtatcgtgacatggcctaaaaatatcgagatattattaaaaggccatatcgcccagccctaggtcgACATGTTAATGATGACAAAAGTACCTAAAAGTCCACCATATCCACAGCCGATGTCCGCAAACTCAACGTGGGAGTATTTGCCCTCAGCAGGTCCAGCAGGTCCGGGAAAGAAGCGAGGATACAGTGTGGTCCAGTCCATCTCCTCTGGACTCACGGGACTGGCAGCGGGACAGGGAATAAGTGTGAGGCATGTTCAATAAATAAAGATAATAAGTGTGAGGCATGTTCAATAAATAAAGATAATAAGTATGAGGCATGTTCAATAAATAAAGATAATAAGTGTGAGGCATGTTCAATAAATAAAGATAATAAGTGTGAGGCATGTTCAATAAATAAAGATAATAAGTATGAGGCATATCCAATAAATAAAGATAATAAGTGTGAGGCATGTTCAATAAATAAAGATAATAAGTATGAGGCATGTTCAATAAATAAAGATAATAAGTGTGAGGCATGTTCAATAAATAAAGATAATAAGTGTGAGGCATGTTcactaattaaaaataatatgtaTGAGGCATGTTCAATTAATAAAGATAATAAGTGTGAGGCATGTTcaataaacaaagaaaataagtgTGAGGAATGTTCaataaataaagataataataataaataaagataataaaagacTAAATGACTACTAACAAGTGGCCGTCACTCACTATTCAAAGGTGTGATGCGCCATCGGGTTGGAATGTGCTCGCTGTCGGTAGTAACGCTTCTGCGGCATTGACGAACTCATGTCGGCGTCCATCGCGATACTTAATCTCTTAatctcctttttttttatcaaattaatATCACTTTTGAAATAAACGCCGGCTAGCTTGTCATGTTCGCGCCAGCATGTTTACCACAACTTCCGGGTCGCGGGGTTGTGACGTCATCCCTCAGCGCCCGCCGGCTTTAAAGTTGAACCAGCATTGAAATTAAAGAACtatgttttaaaaaagtaattttgtctttgcaacctcattatactattggctaagttttatattaataaaaataagtttctcaatacccgacctgttttttgtacctttaaaaaagaattagaactctatgttaaaacactctctacctctaacaaccaaaaagctgtgaaaacgattatGCTGtcttccaaatttaaattatttactgaacttgtgtgagcctatggctttgcactttgttttatatatatacgtgtgtgtgtatatatatatatatatatatatatatatatatatatatatatatatatatatatatatatatatatatatatatatgtatatatatatatatatatatatatatttttttttttttaaatatatatatatatatatatatatatatatatatatatatatatatatatatatatatatatatattttgcattcttttTTAGTTACTTTTgcaaccgagggtttatatatgtcgcctatactgtataaaactacaaaataacaaacacggaggctccagttttacacgaggaccactttatttcgtttgtttttaaataaaggcCGCTCCACCACAACGTGTCACTACTTCCGCTCTtaccgccttcaaaataagagctccaggcatatactgtataaaattaaagttaaaagttaaagtaccaatgattgtcacacacacactaggtgtggtgaaatttgtcctctgcattcgacccatccccttgatcaccccctgggaggtgaggggagcagtgggcagcagcgtagccgcgcccgggaatcatttttggtgatttaacccccaattccaacccttgatgctgagtgccaagcagggagataatggattataacaggaatttaacatcacaaagaggcaagtccaaaaaAATAggttacactttattgagtttacaaccccctggcgctgatttgtactgtttttgtacttattttgattattattatttctcgattgtttgtaaatgttgtagtttataaataaaggtttatcaaatttttaaaaaaagaactacGTTTTGTTTGGATATGATAAGACATTGATTACAGTTTGACATATGTACTAAACATATTTATTACCCGTGCTAAATACTATATCCACAAGTGTCAAAGAGAATCATTTATAATCAATAATCTCAACGCTAAGAAAGATGTTAGAATATCAGAaattgaaacaaacaaacaaaaatacattaaatatatctgccttttttaatgttatttatgatttatttacTTCACCCTTCACTTTGTTTTGTCTTGGTTTTGCTTTTGTAAGTTATGTTTTTAATTCTGCTGGTCGGTTTTTGTCATGTATTGGTTTACTCAGGTCACAGGACAATACCGGAACCATTGTGAGGGGAACTTAAGGGTGGGGGACAAAGGATATGATGACACGTGTTGTGTGTTGGACGCCCGGAAGTGGAGGAAGTAAAGCGTATTATTAAGCTTAGAATGCGCTAACTAATAAGTGACAAGTTGGGCACACTTACTACTCTTGACTATtcattttctatatttttttgcTTAAAAAGGGTTTGAATTTGAAGGCTTAGCCATCAAATGATTGTGTTATCTCATATTGATAAAATAATAAAGGTGCAGGCATTCTATGGTAAAAGAGACAAAAAAAGATTAGGCAACATTATTTCACAGAGTGAAACACACATGCAAATCATTTATTTGAAATTAATTTCAATTAATTATTTGGTAAAGAACAACAACCCTAGCCTCGTGCCTTGTGGCAAGTCACATAAAATGACCTGGAAGGCCACTTAAATAATGTGGGAGGCAACAAAATAATGTGGCGAATAACATAAAATGACCTGGAAGGCCACGTAAATAATGTGGCCAATCACATAAAATGACCTTGCATGtcactg from Entelurus aequoreus isolate RoL-2023_Sb linkage group LG01, RoL_Eaeq_v1.1, whole genome shotgun sequence encodes:
- the mettl1 gene encoding tRNA (guanine-N(7)-)-methyltransferase; amino-acid sequence: MDADMSSSMPQKRYYRQRAHSNPMAHHTFEYPVSPEEMDWTTLYPRFFPGPAGPAEGKYSHVEFADIGCGYGGLLVELSPLFPDKLMLGMEIRVKVSDYVRDRITALRQSTPGSYQNIACIRSNAMKYLPNFFFKGQLSKMFFLFPDPHFKKTKHKWRIISPTLLAEYAYTLRVGGLVYTITDVEEVHLWMVKHFSEHPLFARVPHEVLADDVITSRLGSCTEEGKKVQRNGGQNFLAVFRRIEDPTSD